Proteins found in one Alteromonas macleodii genomic segment:
- a CDS encoding type 1 glutamine amidotransferase domain-containing protein, with the protein MKKSSTILSLAIIAGLSQSAYAADAQSAKASKGEVLVLLSSENVMQLAEGKTEPTGYYLNEFGVPAKALVDAGYKLVLATPKGNAPAVDKKSVIPQYFDGGESQMRDIQTFVASIDGINDTLSLNEVIAQGLDEFEGVFIPGGHAPLIDLANNPQVGEILSHFHNEGKPTAAICHGPIALLSGQSNPKAFELALKTDEQATSENWIYEGYKMTIFSTPEEEYFESTLDDAKLLYYPADAMAQAGGIMEYKEMWAPNVVVDRELITGQNPFSDELLAEKLLQQLNSQTN; encoded by the coding sequence CTCAGTCGGCAAAAGCCAGTAAAGGCGAAGTGCTTGTTCTACTTTCAAGCGAAAATGTAATGCAGCTTGCAGAAGGAAAAACCGAGCCAACAGGTTATTACCTTAACGAGTTTGGCGTGCCAGCTAAGGCTTTGGTAGATGCGGGCTACAAGCTAGTATTGGCAACACCTAAAGGCAATGCGCCAGCAGTAGATAAAAAGTCTGTTATTCCACAATACTTTGATGGCGGCGAATCGCAAATGCGAGATATTCAAACATTTGTTGCATCAATAGATGGAATTAATGACACATTGTCATTAAATGAAGTTATCGCACAAGGGCTTGATGAGTTCGAGGGTGTATTTATCCCAGGTGGGCATGCTCCGCTTATCGATTTAGCAAACAACCCTCAAGTGGGCGAGATTTTGTCTCACTTTCACAATGAAGGAAAACCTACTGCCGCAATTTGCCATGGCCCAATCGCCTTACTTTCTGGGCAATCTAACCCAAAGGCATTTGAGCTGGCATTGAAAACAGACGAGCAAGCCACATCTGAAAATTGGATTTATGAAGGCTACAAAATGACAATCTTTTCTACACCAGAAGAAGAGTATTTTGAAAGCACTTTAGATGATGCAAAGCTATTATACTACCCAGCAGATGCCATGGCGCAAGCGGGTGGAATTATGGAATACAAAGAAATGTGGGCGCCAAATGTAGTAGTAGACCGTGAACTTATTACTGGCCAAAACCCATTCTCTGACGAACTGCTAGCTGAGAAGCTATTACAACAGCTAAATTCACAAACTAATTAA
- a CDS encoding iron-containing alcohol dehydrogenase, translating to MLNFTFKNQTEILFGKGQLSEVSSRLPKQAKVLFLYGGGSIKKNGIYDKVNAALEGADVIEFQGVEPNPEFETLMKAVNVARENDVNFILAVGGGSVIDGAKFVAAAVNFEGDPWDILIKGASFENPLPIGAVLTLPATGSESNGNSVVNRKETSQKRAFSSETVQPVFAVLDPEFTYSLPPRQVSNGVVDAFVHVIEQYLTYPVNAPLQDRFAEGILQTLIQEGPKALATPEDYDVRANVMWSATMALNGLIGKGVPQDWGTHMIGHELTALHGLDHAATLAIVLPSLMFVQRDKKQEKILQLGERVFGIQKDDKEKAIDLTIKAVQDFFETMQVKTRLSDYDIEKSAIDGLIDNLERNGLTALGEHGDIDLAKAREILTLAA from the coding sequence ATGCTTAATTTTACATTTAAAAATCAAACCGAAATTTTGTTCGGCAAAGGTCAACTAAGTGAAGTGTCTTCACGTTTGCCGAAACAAGCAAAAGTCCTCTTCCTATATGGTGGCGGCTCAATTAAGAAAAATGGTATTTACGATAAAGTAAATGCCGCGCTGGAAGGTGCTGACGTTATTGAATTTCAAGGCGTTGAACCAAACCCAGAATTCGAAACATTGATGAAAGCGGTGAATGTGGCCCGTGAAAATGACGTTAACTTCATTCTTGCTGTAGGCGGCGGAAGTGTTATCGACGGCGCAAAATTTGTGGCAGCGGCAGTAAACTTTGAAGGAGACCCATGGGATATATTAATCAAGGGGGCATCTTTCGAAAATCCACTACCTATTGGCGCAGTGCTTACACTGCCTGCAACAGGCTCTGAAAGTAACGGCAACTCGGTAGTAAACAGAAAGGAAACTTCACAGAAGCGCGCGTTTTCATCGGAAACGGTACAGCCAGTATTTGCTGTACTTGACCCGGAATTCACGTATTCACTACCGCCTCGCCAAGTTTCTAACGGTGTAGTTGATGCATTTGTTCACGTAATCGAGCAGTACCTAACTTACCCAGTCAATGCGCCGCTTCAAGACCGTTTTGCAGAAGGTATTTTACAAACCTTAATTCAAGAAGGCCCTAAAGCCCTAGCAACACCTGAAGACTACGACGTACGTGCAAATGTGATGTGGTCAGCAACTATGGCACTTAATGGCCTTATTGGAAAAGGCGTACCACAAGACTGGGGTACTCATATGATTGGCCACGAACTAACGGCCTTACACGGTTTAGATCACGCCGCAACGTTAGCTATTGTGTTGCCTTCGCTTATGTTCGTGCAACGCGACAAGAAGCAGGAAAAAATACTGCAGCTAGGCGAGCGCGTCTTCGGTATTCAAAAAGATGACAAAGAAAAAGCCATCGACTTGACCATTAAGGCTGTACAAGACTTTTTCGAAACCATGCAGGTAAAAACCCGCCTATCAGACTACGACATTGAAAAGTCTGCAATTGATGGGCTTATCGACAACTTAGAGCGCAACGGATTAACAGCGCTTGGTGAGCATGGCGATATCGACCTGGCAAAAGCCCGCGAAATTTTAACCCTCGCAGCATAA
- a CDS encoding NADH:flavin oxidoreductase/NADH oxidase: MTALFEQFSLKDVTLRNRIAVPPMCQYSAEDGFTNQWHEANYQSFARGGAGLVIVEATAVSPEGRITPNCLGIWKDDHVSGLKNIAERIKSQGAVAGIQIAHAGRKASANRPWEGDDHIQPSEENGWQPIGPSAEAFGAHLPVTPTEMTKADIERVKADFVKGAERALEAGYEWLELHFAHGYLAQSFFSKHANKRTDEYGGDAQGRGRFLLETLSAVREIWPENLPLTVRFGVIEYDGEDEQTLSESIELIKQFKEIGADFVSVSVGFNTPEANIPWGPAFLAPVAKRVRDEAEIPVATAWGVDTPELANETVENQQLDVVMVGRMHLTNPHWTYYAAKQLGVEKPSWVMPAPYAHWLERYAPSDER; the protein is encoded by the coding sequence ATGACTGCACTATTTGAACAGTTTTCGTTAAAAGATGTCACGCTTCGCAATCGTATTGCTGTACCTCCTATGTGCCAATATTCGGCAGAAGACGGCTTTACCAACCAGTGGCATGAAGCAAACTATCAGTCGTTCGCCCGTGGTGGCGCAGGGCTTGTAATCGTTGAAGCTACAGCGGTTTCTCCGGAAGGTCGTATTACGCCAAATTGCTTAGGCATTTGGAAAGACGATCACGTTAGTGGCCTTAAAAACATCGCAGAGCGCATCAAAAGCCAAGGCGCGGTTGCAGGTATTCAAATTGCCCATGCTGGGCGAAAAGCTAGCGCTAACCGTCCTTGGGAAGGCGACGATCACATTCAGCCAAGTGAAGAAAACGGTTGGCAACCTATTGGCCCATCTGCAGAAGCGTTTGGCGCGCACCTTCCGGTAACACCTACCGAAATGACCAAGGCCGACATTGAACGTGTTAAGGCTGACTTTGTTAAAGGCGCCGAGCGTGCGCTTGAAGCCGGGTATGAGTGGCTTGAACTTCACTTTGCTCACGGTTATCTGGCCCAAAGCTTTTTCTCGAAACACGCGAACAAGCGTACAGATGAATACGGCGGTGACGCACAAGGTCGCGGACGCTTCTTGCTTGAAACACTAAGCGCAGTGCGTGAAATTTGGCCAGAAAACCTACCGCTAACCGTGCGTTTTGGCGTTATTGAATACGATGGTGAAGACGAGCAAACGCTAAGCGAATCTATCGAACTCATTAAACAGTTTAAAGAAATTGGTGCTGATTTTGTAAGTGTTAGCGTGGGCTTCAATACCCCTGAGGCGAATATTCCGTGGGGCCCAGCTTTCTTAGCGCCTGTTGCAAAACGCGTACGAGACGAAGCTGAAATCCCTGTTGCAACAGCTTGGGGTGTAGACACACCAGAGCTTGCTAACGAGACTGTCGAAAACCAACAGCTTGACGTTGTTATGGTAGGTAGAATGCACCTTACTAACCCACATTGGACGTACTATGCAGCAAAACAGTTAGGCGTTGAGAAACCGTCATGGGTAATGCCTGCGCCTTACGCTCATTGGTTGGAGCGTTACGCTCCATCAGATGAAAGGTAA
- a CDS encoding NADPH-dependent FMN reductase, with product MKFLVFLGTVRDSTPPRPARLGLRVAKAIMNWAKDHMAEHEFELIDPLDYSTGEVFKPHFAYAQGKAPEALSTLAEKIEAADGYVMVSPEYNHSMSPALADLLNHFGSSLYSFKPSVIATYSAGQWGGMRAAVAMRTFLSELGCLPVSAMIHVPHAQDAFDEDGAADSEQEDNWRTYFGRALSQMLWWAEATTNHRQEKDPFETSKAFKASPTQRNIN from the coding sequence GTGAAATTCTTAGTTTTTCTCGGCACCGTACGTGACAGCACGCCCCCTAGGCCAGCAAGGTTAGGCCTTCGCGTCGCAAAAGCGATAATGAATTGGGCCAAAGATCATATGGCTGAACATGAGTTTGAGCTGATTGACCCTTTAGATTATTCAACCGGTGAAGTATTCAAACCTCATTTTGCGTACGCGCAAGGAAAAGCTCCCGAGGCGCTATCTACTCTTGCCGAGAAAATAGAGGCGGCTGATGGCTATGTGATGGTAAGCCCTGAGTACAACCATTCGATGAGTCCGGCGTTGGCGGATTTACTTAATCACTTTGGTAGTTCTTTATATTCATTCAAGCCCAGCGTTATTGCCACTTATTCAGCAGGGCAGTGGGGCGGAATGCGCGCTGCCGTCGCAATGAGAACTTTTCTATCTGAACTAGGATGTCTTCCTGTTTCAGCAATGATCCACGTGCCTCATGCGCAAGATGCGTTCGATGAGGACGGGGCCGCTGATAGTGAACAAGAAGATAATTGGCGAACCTACTTTGGTCGTGCGCTTAGCCAAATGCTCTGGTGGGCTGAAGCTACGACAAATCACCGCCAAGAAAAAGATCCGTTTGAAACCTCAAAAGCTTTTAAAGCATCGCCAACCCAAAGGAATATTAATTAA